The following proteins come from a genomic window of Neptunomonas concharum:
- a CDS encoding MgtC/SapB family protein: MEAIDLHTLWDVAPYDLAAIGTALFCGTLIGLERQLRGKPVGVRTSSLIILGTYLFLATTFQLSESIIDPSRVIGQVITGIGFLGAGVMLAKDGAVVGVTSAATIWVLAAIGVIISVGHLIIAIKVSILVIVILHGIDLLETHTKAFSRGVHAKVQNYRDKK; encoded by the coding sequence ATGGAAGCAATTGATCTCCACACATTGTGGGATGTGGCTCCTTATGATCTTGCTGCGATAGGAACAGCGCTTTTTTGCGGGACACTCATTGGTTTAGAGCGACAGCTGCGAGGTAAGCCGGTAGGGGTACGTACCTCGTCGCTGATTATTCTGGGGACTTATCTGTTTCTAGCGACCACTTTCCAGTTGAGTGAATCCATCATTGACCCTTCTCGTGTCATTGGACAAGTTATCACAGGCATAGGCTTTCTGGGTGCAGGGGTGATGCTGGCTAAAGATGGAGCCGTCGTAGGTGTGACTTCGGCGGCTACTATTTGGGTGCTTGCGGCTATTGGCGTGATTATTTCCGTAGGACATTTAATCATCGCTATTAAAGTCTCTATTTTAGTCATCGTGATTTTGCATGGTATTGATCTCTTGGAGACGCATACCAAAGCCTTTAGCCGAGGCGTTCATGCGAAAGTGCAAAACTATCGTGATAAGAAGTAA
- a CDS encoding LysR family transcriptional regulator gives MNLNDVSLFIRIVETGSFTSAAESLGIQKSTISRRIAQLEDDLGVRLLQRTTRKLKLTDDGEDLFARCHPLINELESAKDYLSATQDNPRGRLRITMPSELGVFMMNEVVGTFMRRYPQISLEVELSTRVIDLIEEGIDLAIRVGELADSSLIARRVATVSRGLYASPNYLQQHGTPTTPEDLSDHECYGILKSVEHWVFDGWGEAIPVKGQLKANSISFIREILLQDMGIARMPRVFCRNCVQRGELVELLPDYPSPPIEVNAIYPSRRHLNPKVRLFIDHMMEMIGDHPWVNEQLVTPIESLA, from the coding sequence ATGAATCTCAACGATGTCAGCCTATTTATCCGGATAGTTGAAACCGGAAGCTTCACCTCTGCTGCAGAAAGCTTGGGGATTCAGAAGTCGACTATTAGCCGGCGCATCGCTCAACTAGAGGACGACTTGGGCGTTCGATTACTGCAACGAACAACCCGAAAACTGAAGCTTACTGATGATGGTGAGGACCTGTTCGCCCGCTGCCACCCACTTATTAACGAATTAGAGTCTGCAAAAGATTATTTATCTGCCACACAAGATAATCCCCGAGGCCGCTTAAGGATAACAATGCCTTCAGAGCTAGGCGTTTTTATGATGAACGAAGTGGTGGGCACCTTTATGCGCCGGTATCCGCAGATATCGCTAGAGGTAGAACTCAGCACGCGGGTTATTGATCTGATTGAAGAAGGGATTGATCTCGCCATTCGTGTAGGTGAGCTGGCAGATTCCAGTCTCATTGCTAGGCGCGTTGCGACCGTATCTCGCGGTCTGTACGCCTCACCCAATTATTTGCAGCAACATGGCACCCCCACCACTCCGGAGGATCTCTCTGACCACGAATGTTACGGCATTTTAAAGTCAGTTGAGCATTGGGTATTTGATGGCTGGGGTGAAGCTATCCCAGTGAAAGGCCAGCTAAAAGCTAACAGTATTAGTTTTATTCGCGAGATCCTATTACAAGATATGGGTATCGCTCGTATGCCAAGAGTCTTTTGTCGTAACTGCGTACAGCGAGGAGAACTGGTTGAATTACTCCCTGATTACCCATCACCACCGATAGAAGTTAATGCGATCTACCCTAGCCGTCGTCATCTAAACCCCAAAGTGCGACTTTTTATTGACCACATGATGGAGATGATCGGTGATCATCCGTGGGTTAATGAACAACTCGTTACACCTATTGAGTCATTAGCATAA
- a CDS encoding GNAT family N-acetyltransferase/peptidase C39 family protein, protein MSSISIRPASSDDIEPLFALENNAFRGDRLSRRRLQHWLKAANGILLVCESSDQVVGYGLVILHKGTRLARLYSLAVSAEARGLGVGKKILSALEQASSKQGRLFMRLEVAKNNHVAIKLYESMGYRVFDEYTDYYEDHSDALRMQKRIRSADTAFYTKQTPWYQQTTEFTCGPASLMMAMASLQPSIKPDAMLELDIWREATTIFMTSGHGGCHPIGLALAARRRGFNAAACINTAAPLFIEGVRSEHKKEIMTLVDRQFHQHAQEEHVACLIQDITQEKIQGWLAANCAVLVLISTYRMDGKKAPHWVAVTAIDDDCLYVHDPDTDKDQIPMDCQYMPISREDFSKMSAYGSERIRTAVVISKDPLPETL, encoded by the coding sequence ATGTCATCAATTTCGATTCGCCCTGCATCCTCTGACGATATTGAGCCGCTATTTGCACTAGAAAACAATGCATTTCGTGGTGATAGATTAAGCCGTCGCAGACTCCAACATTGGCTCAAAGCGGCCAACGGCATCTTATTGGTTTGCGAGTCGTCTGATCAAGTCGTGGGCTACGGTTTGGTTATTCTCCACAAAGGAACGCGTCTGGCGCGTTTGTACTCGTTAGCCGTTAGCGCTGAAGCCAGAGGCTTAGGGGTTGGCAAAAAGATCCTCTCGGCCCTTGAGCAGGCAAGCTCAAAACAAGGCCGTTTGTTTATGCGCCTAGAAGTTGCAAAAAACAATCATGTAGCGATAAAGCTTTATGAAAGTATGGGATATCGTGTCTTTGATGAATATACAGACTATTACGAAGACCATAGCGATGCCCTACGTATGCAAAAACGTATCCGCTCTGCTGATACGGCCTTTTATACAAAACAGACCCCGTGGTATCAACAAACAACGGAATTTACCTGTGGGCCAGCCTCGTTAATGATGGCCATGGCATCACTGCAACCGTCCATAAAACCTGATGCTATGCTGGAGCTGGATATATGGCGTGAGGCCACAACGATTTTCATGACATCAGGCCATGGCGGATGCCACCCCATAGGTTTGGCATTAGCTGCTCGCCGTCGTGGATTCAATGCAGCAGCCTGCATTAACACCGCTGCTCCTTTGTTTATTGAAGGGGTCCGCAGTGAGCATAAAAAAGAGATCATGACGCTGGTCGATCGACAGTTCCACCAGCACGCTCAGGAAGAGCATGTTGCCTGCCTCATTCAAGATATTACTCAAGAAAAGATACAAGGCTGGCTAGCAGCCAATTGCGCAGTCCTCGTCCTCATCAGCACTTATCGAATGGATGGGAAAAAAGCACCCCATTGGGTTGCTGTCACTGCGATAGATGATGACTGCCTCTATGTTCATGACCCTGATACCGACAAGGATCAAATCCCGATGGATTGCCAATATATGCCAATCTCCCGTGAGGATTTCAGCAAAATGTCGGCCTATGGGTCAGAGAGAATCAGGACAGCGGTTGTGATTTCGAAAGACCCGCTGCCTGAGACCCTGTAA
- a CDS encoding DUF2069 domain-containing protein, whose product METLHKKVRLSRSLTLLSFFGLLLLFTLWYLIIHPLETGKPWVIWLVHMLPLAFFIPTMKSGNPRNHAWLCFVLILYFNEAVLAATTRVDTRTFGIIYALLVVVLFTAAMMYARWASQYARLSREQDSNASHV is encoded by the coding sequence ATGGAAACCCTACACAAAAAAGTGCGCCTTAGCCGATCACTGACCCTCTTGAGTTTCTTTGGTTTGTTGCTCTTGTTCACCCTATGGTATCTGATTATTCATCCTTTAGAGACCGGTAAGCCGTGGGTCATTTGGTTAGTACATATGCTACCCCTCGCTTTTTTTATTCCTACGATGAAGTCGGGTAATCCACGCAATCATGCTTGGTTATGTTTTGTGTTGATTCTATATTTCAATGAGGCGGTGCTAGCGGCCACCACGCGAGTAGACACCCGTACCTTTGGTATCATCTATGCGCTTTTGGTTGTCGTTCTCTTTACGGCAGCGATGATGTATGCACGCTGGGCTAGCCAGTACGCTCGCCTTAGCCGTGAACAGGACTCAAACGCATCACATGTTTGA
- a CDS encoding YihY family inner membrane protein: MHVISELKIFQFLYYLFRQFLNNGGIINASALTYTSLFAVVPLMTVSYAMLAAIPSFQGVGEQVQGWIFSNFVPTTGAVVQEYLRDFTSQAQKLTAVGIGFLVVTSIMMMRNIEVAFNRIWRVSEQRKGMASFLLYWAVLSLGPILIGLGLLVSSYIASLPFISDATELVGRGRLLSMLPMVMSCAAFTLLYAAVPNCKVPLKYAFAGGVVVAILFETAKRGFALFATQFPSYELIYGAFAAVPLFLVWIFITWFIILMGCELTRALTVYQTLDEQRESSHLHTVLGVLHRLWQAQQTGNLVSDEMLLTQVVGLDQNRWDQYVQLLQEEGMICRTQQGGLLLSRDLGTLTLHELCERLPWPLPTGGVGHQKGWQHDLDLRLDKVRTFQEDELNISLEALFVETHSQ; encoded by the coding sequence ATGCATGTTATTTCGGAGCTAAAAATCTTCCAATTTTTGTACTACTTATTTCGCCAATTCCTAAATAACGGAGGCATTATTAACGCCTCGGCGCTGACCTATACCTCATTATTTGCCGTTGTGCCGTTAATGACCGTGTCATATGCAATGTTGGCTGCGATTCCCTCTTTTCAGGGGGTGGGCGAACAGGTTCAGGGTTGGATCTTTTCAAACTTCGTACCGACAACAGGCGCTGTCGTGCAGGAGTATTTACGCGACTTCACCTCTCAAGCCCAAAAACTAACGGCAGTAGGTATTGGCTTTTTAGTCGTAACCTCGATCATGATGATGCGCAACATAGAGGTCGCCTTCAATCGCATCTGGCGGGTAAGTGAACAACGTAAAGGGATGGCGAGCTTCTTACTTTATTGGGCAGTATTGAGCTTGGGCCCTATTCTTATTGGCTTGGGATTGCTGGTTTCATCCTATATCGCATCCTTGCCGTTTATTAGCGATGCGACTGAATTAGTTGGGCGAGGGCGTTTGTTATCGATGTTACCTATGGTGATGTCTTGTGCCGCCTTTACACTGCTGTATGCCGCTGTGCCTAATTGCAAGGTGCCTTTGAAATATGCCTTTGCAGGAGGCGTTGTCGTGGCTATCCTCTTTGAAACAGCCAAGCGCGGATTCGCACTTTTTGCTACGCAATTTCCTTCCTATGAATTAATTTATGGTGCGTTTGCGGCGGTTCCGCTGTTTCTGGTTTGGATCTTTATCACGTGGTTTATTATTTTGATGGGGTGCGAATTAACGCGAGCGCTGACGGTTTACCAAACGTTGGATGAACAGCGTGAGTCCTCCCATTTGCATACGGTATTAGGCGTGTTGCATCGTCTATGGCAGGCGCAGCAGACCGGAAATTTAGTATCTGACGAAATGTTGCTAACCCAAGTCGTTGGACTGGATCAAAACCGCTGGGATCAGTATGTTCAATTGTTGCAAGAAGAGGGTATGATCTGCCGTACACAGCAAGGCGGGTTACTGCTATCTCGTGATTTAGGTACACTGACACTGCACGAATTGTGTGAACGCCTACCTTGGCCGTTACCCACCGGTGGTGTGGGGCATCAAAAAGGTTGGCAGCACGATTTAGACCTGCGTTTAGATAAGGTGAGAACATTTCAAGAAGATGAATTGAATATCTCGCTAGAAGCGTTGTTTGTTGAGACACATAGCCAATAA
- the arsC gene encoding arsenate reductase (glutaredoxin) (This arsenate reductase requires both glutathione and glutaredoxin to convert arsenate to arsenite, after which the efflux transporter formed by ArsA and ArsB can extrude the arsenite from the cell, providing resistance.): MSQVTIYHNPRCSKSRQTLELIREQGIEPVVREYLKEAPSEQELKQVLASLNISPRELLRTKEAEYKETGLDNPALSDAEVISIMVKTPKLIERPIVLKDGQARIGRPPESVLEIL, translated from the coding sequence ATGAGCCAAGTCACTATTTATCATAACCCCCGTTGCTCAAAATCACGACAGACCCTTGAGCTGATTCGTGAGCAAGGTATCGAACCTGTGGTTCGTGAATACCTGAAAGAGGCCCCGTCAGAGCAAGAATTAAAGCAAGTTTTAGCTTCGCTGAACATATCACCAAGAGAGCTTCTGCGCACCAAAGAAGCCGAATATAAAGAAACCGGATTAGATAATCCGGCACTAAGTGATGCAGAAGTGATTAGCATTATGGTTAAGACACCCAAGCTGATAGAACGTCCTATCGTTCTTAAAGATGGCCAGGCGCGTATTGGTCGCCCACCTGAGTCTGTGCTGGAGATTCTGTAA
- the wrbA gene encoding NAD(P)H:quinone oxidoreductase — MAAPYILVLYYSTHGATKEMARQIARGVEQTGMEARLRTVPPVSTTCEATAPTIPDEGALYCTEADLSHCAGLALGSPTRFGNMAAAMKYFIDSTSGIWMSGALIGKPASVFSSTSSLHGGQETTLLSMMLPLLHHGMLITGLPYSETTLLSTTTGGTPYGATHVAGKDNQRPLDEDERILCQAQGKRLAEIAKKLQDR; from the coding sequence GTGGCTGCGCCCTATATTCTCGTGCTTTATTACAGCACCCACGGTGCTACCAAGGAGATGGCGCGACAAATTGCACGAGGTGTCGAGCAAACCGGTATGGAGGCGAGACTTCGTACCGTTCCGCCGGTTTCGACGACCTGCGAGGCGACGGCACCGACAATTCCTGATGAAGGAGCGCTCTATTGCACCGAGGCGGATCTGAGCCACTGTGCTGGGCTTGCTCTGGGCAGCCCGACTCGCTTTGGCAATATGGCAGCGGCTATGAAGTACTTTATCGACTCAACGAGCGGTATTTGGATGTCGGGCGCATTAATTGGCAAACCTGCCAGTGTGTTTAGTTCTACCTCCAGCTTACATGGCGGGCAAGAAACAACCTTGCTTAGCATGATGCTGCCTTTACTGCACCATGGCATGCTAATCACGGGGCTGCCATACAGCGAGACAACCCTGCTTTCTACTACCACAGGTGGCACACCTTATGGTGCAACCCATGTAGCAGGCAAAGATAATCAGCGCCCATTAGATGAAGATGAGCGCATCCTGTGCCAGGCACAAGGTAAAAGACTCGCTGAAATCGCTAAAAAATTACAGGACCGTTAA
- a CDS encoding DinB family protein codes for MEVLNHIRLMADYNQQLNKQVCQAAGMLNHESLVEHRGAFFGSVLGTLNHLMVGDLIWLKRFAGHPAQHVALNPIRATEAPVALEQQLFSTMEGLWQERQILDAVIVSWSRELKAEDLDHCLEYSSMKGVSSHRQMGALIMHFFNHQTHHRGQLSTLLYQQGFDIGLTDLLYFIPEES; via the coding sequence ATGGAAGTACTTAATCATATTAGACTTATGGCAGATTATAACCAGCAGTTAAATAAGCAAGTGTGCCAAGCTGCTGGGATGCTGAATCACGAATCTTTGGTTGAACATCGAGGCGCTTTTTTTGGCTCAGTACTCGGGACTCTAAATCATCTTATGGTCGGAGATTTAATCTGGTTAAAGCGCTTTGCAGGCCACCCGGCGCAGCATGTTGCCCTTAATCCTATACGTGCCACGGAGGCGCCTGTAGCTTTGGAGCAGCAGTTGTTTTCAACGATGGAGGGGTTGTGGCAAGAGCGGCAAATTCTTGATGCTGTCATTGTTAGTTGGTCAAGAGAGCTAAAAGCAGAAGATCTGGATCACTGCCTTGAATACAGTAGCATGAAAGGTGTCTCGTCACATCGCCAGATGGGTGCCTTGATCATGCATTTTTTTAACCACCAGACCCATCATCGTGGCCAATTATCGACCCTGCTGTATCAACAAGGTTTTGATATTGGCCTAACCGATCTTTTATATTTTATCCCCGAAGAAAGCTGA
- a CDS encoding SufS family cysteine desulfurase: MFDPKKIRRDFPILSSRVHGEPLVYLDNAATTQKPRQVIEALSRYYKLYNSNVHRGSHSLSNQSTALFESARDEVADFIGASSPKEIIWTRGATEAANLVAYSYADAVLCAGDTILVSVLEHHANFVPWQQIALRKSASVVPIPLGADLTIDLEKLQQLLAEHQPKIVAVTHVSNALGVINPIKDITQLAKSFGATVVVDGAQAIAHEPVDVHELGCDFYFFSAHKCYGPTGIGVLWGREALLEQMPPWQFGGEMIESVSFEKTTFNTLPFKLEAGTPPIAEAIGFAQALTYLNSLDRPAASLHEKSLRTLAIKRLSEIEGVRLIGVDADNVGILSFSVDQVHHQDLAMMLDQSGIAVRSGHHCTMPLMTYLGVSGTLRASFALYNTEEEVERFALCLKEAVTALTETTSKHPEAGSATITFISPDLSELTVTLQSASNWQARLATLQQWAEQLPHLPDTLRQPERLVRGCESLVWLHSEQTDERFWHFAIDSDARIMRGLAYLLLAAFQGKTSKEIHSFDVSALLSICQLNQFLSPSRTNGVYAMVDAIKTITKGTSL, encoded by the coding sequence ATGTTTGATCCAAAAAAGATTCGTCGAGATTTCCCGATTCTCTCCAGCCGTGTGCATGGCGAGCCATTGGTATATCTGGATAATGCTGCCACTACTCAAAAACCCCGTCAGGTTATTGAAGCCCTGAGCCGTTACTATAAGCTTTATAACAGCAATGTTCACAGGGGTTCCCACTCGCTGTCTAATCAGTCAACAGCGTTGTTTGAGTCTGCGCGAGATGAAGTAGCAGACTTTATCGGGGCAAGTAGTCCTAAAGAGATTATTTGGACTCGCGGTGCAACAGAAGCGGCTAACCTAGTCGCCTATAGCTATGCGGATGCGGTGCTATGTGCAGGCGATACGATACTTGTTTCGGTTTTGGAGCATCACGCTAATTTTGTTCCTTGGCAACAGATCGCGCTCAGAAAAAGTGCCTCCGTCGTCCCTATTCCTCTAGGGGCAGATCTCACTATTGATTTAGAAAAGCTTCAGCAGTTGTTAGCTGAACATCAGCCCAAAATCGTTGCCGTCACTCATGTATCCAATGCACTGGGTGTGATTAATCCGATCAAGGATATTACTCAACTCGCCAAGTCCTTTGGTGCAACTGTGGTGGTCGATGGCGCGCAAGCTATCGCCCATGAACCTGTAGATGTCCACGAGCTTGGCTGTGATTTTTACTTTTTTTCTGCGCATAAATGTTATGGCCCAACAGGCATAGGTGTCCTATGGGGGCGAGAAGCGCTCTTAGAACAGATGCCACCTTGGCAATTTGGTGGTGAGATGATTGAGTCGGTCAGCTTTGAAAAGACAACCTTCAATACCCTCCCCTTTAAACTAGAAGCAGGGACGCCACCTATCGCCGAGGCCATCGGTTTTGCGCAGGCCCTTACATACTTAAACAGCCTTGATCGCCCTGCCGCATCTCTACATGAGAAATCGCTACGCACACTCGCTATCAAGCGTTTATCAGAAATTGAGGGCGTTAGATTAATCGGCGTCGATGCTGATAATGTGGGCATTTTATCTTTTAGTGTTGATCAGGTTCATCACCAAGACCTTGCTATGATGCTGGATCAATCGGGAATTGCGGTACGTAGTGGACATCACTGCACAATGCCCTTGATGACCTATTTAGGCGTAAGCGGCACCCTCAGAGCATCGTTTGCTTTATATAACACTGAAGAAGAGGTCGAGCGTTTTGCACTTTGCCTAAAGGAAGCCGTAACTGCCCTGACAGAAACCACTTCGAAGCATCCAGAAGCAGGCTCTGCAACAATCACTTTTATCTCCCCCGATCTATCAGAACTCACTGTAACCCTACAATCAGCCTCTAACTGGCAAGCTCGCTTAGCCACACTACAGCAATGGGCAGAGCAACTGCCTCACTTACCTGATACCCTGCGCCAGCCTGAACGGTTAGTGAGAGGTTGCGAATCTCTGGTTTGGCTGCATTCAGAGCAAACTGACGAGCGTTTCTGGCATTTTGCGATCGACTCCGATGCCCGCATTATGCGAGGCCTAGCCTATTTATTGCTGGCGGCTTTTCAGGGAAAAACCTCAAAAGAGATTCACAGTTTTGATGTTTCAGCCCTGTTATCAATATGTCAGCTCAACCAGTTTTTAAGCCCATCACGTACCAATGGTGTTTATGCCATGGTCGATGCGATTAAAACTATCACGAAAGGCACCAGCCTCTGA